A single region of the Salvia miltiorrhiza cultivar Shanhuang (shh) chromosome 8, IMPLAD_Smil_shh, whole genome shotgun sequence genome encodes:
- the LOC131000831 gene encoding QWRF motif-containing protein 2-like — protein sequence MMVAVVHGAASAADRQNPKTAQEEHSRRPPLLPSEKDNSNGVANNQRKPKSRIVSSRYMSPSSSTSTSNSSSVSSSSSSSRRYPSPLISRNSTPVSNGPSSGPKRSVSADRRRTAAARPLISDLDSKNGNAAEVSAAAKLLVTSTRSLSVSFQGEAFSLPISKTKAAPPSPNVRKGTPERRRGSTPLRGGGDQVENSKPSSDHNRWPARNRVVNPLSRSLDCRGSGGDRSKVMGSANGIRTLQQLMNDERRPSLDGRLSLDLGNSDLIKAAPDGNSINNELSLPCDLTASDSDSVSSDSTSGVQEFGGSANGRNGPRGIAVSARFWQETNSRLRRLQDPGSPLSMSPTSKLMVPPNLKRSSSDGHGLFMSSPRTMSSPARNGIRPASPSKLMTPVGSSPSRGHSPSRIKNAVSTINNNFTETPSVLSFAVDVRRGKVGENRIFDAHLVRLLYNRNLQWRFVNARTEAVMLVQKHSAEKNLWNAWIAISDLRDTVTKKSHRLQLLRQKLRLASILKGQMTLLEDWASLEKDHSVSLLGAIEALRASTLRLPVVGGAIANVLGLKDAIGSAVDVMHGMASSICSLLPVVEEANTLVTELAQVTAKERALLEQCTDFISLLAAIQVRDTSLRTHVIQHNCVR from the exons ATGATGGTGGCTGTCGTTCATGGAGCAGCCTCAGCAGCTGACCGACAAAACCCCAAAACCGCGCAAGAGGAACATTCTAGAAGACCGCCATTGTTGCCGTCGGAGAAAGATAACAGTAATGGAGTTGCAAATAATCAAAGAAAGCCAAAATCAAGAATTGTTTCATCTAGGTACATGTCCCCTTCTTCTTCGACTTCTACATCAAATTCATCCTCGGTTTCCtcgtcttcttcctcttccAGAAGGTATCCTTCCCCTTTAATTTCAAGAAATTCGACGCCGGTGTCGAACGGCCCTTCTTCAGGCCCCAAGAGGTCTGTTTCCGCCGACCGCCGGCGGACGGCGGCGGCCAGACCTCTAATATCCGATCTCGATTCAAAGAATGGAAATGCTGCTGAAGTGTCAGCTGCCGCGAAGCTTCTCGTGACTTCTACCCGGAGTTTGTCGGTCTCTTTTCAAGGAGAAGCCTTTTCGCTTCCCATTAGTAAGACTaaggcggcgccgccgtcaCCTAATGTGAGGAAAGGGACGCCGGAGAGGAGGAGGGGTAGCACCCCATTGAGAGGGGGAGGAGATCAGGTGGAGAATTCTAAGCCTTCTTCTGATCACAACCGTTGGCCTGCCAGGAATCGGGTGGTTAATCCGTTGTCACGGAGTTTGGATTGCCGTGGCAGCGGCGGTGACCGGAGTAAGGTGATGGGATCTGCGAATGGAATCCGAACTCTGCAGCAATTGATGAATGATGAGAGGAGGCCTTCTCTTGATGGAAGGCTGAGTCTTGATTTGGGGAATTCTGACCTAATAAAGGCAGCTCCTGATggaaattcaattaataatgAACTCTCATTGCCTTGTGATCTCACTGCATCTGATTCAGACAGTGTGTCCTCGGACAGTACTTCGGGAGTTCAAGAATTTGGTGGGTCTGCCAATGGCCGAAATGGGCCACGGGGGATTGCTGTTTCGGCTAGGTTTTGGCAGGAAACTAATAGCCGGTTGAGGAGGCTGCAGGATCCAGGTTCACCTCTATCAATGAGTCCTACCTCTAAACTGATGGTGCCACCAAATTTGAAAAGGAGCTCGAGTGATGGTCATGGTCTGTTTATGTCATCCCCACGCACAATGTCGTCCCCTGCTCGTAATGGTATTAGACCTGCCTCGCCTAGCAAGCTCATGACGCCTGTTGGATCATCTCCATCACGGGGCCATAGTCCATCTCGGATAAAAAATGCTGTTAGCACCATTAATAACAATTTCACTGAGACACCTTCAGTCCTTAGTTTTGCTGTAGATGTTCGGAGGGGTAAAGTTGGGGAGAATCGGATTTTTGATGCACACTTAGTGAGACTCTTGTACAACCGGAACCTGCAGTGGCGCTTTGTGAATGCAAGAACTGAGGCAGTTATGTTGGTGCAGAAACACAGTGCAGAG AAAAATCTGTGGAACGCCTGGATAGCAATCTCCGATCTACGTGATACTGTCACCAAAAAAAGCCATAGATTGCAGTTGCTGAGGCAAAAATTAAGACTAGCTTCTATTCTTAAAGGACAA ATGACCTTGTTAGAAGATTGGGCTTCTTTGGAAAAAGACCACTCAGTTTCTCTGCTTGGAGCTATCGAAGCCTTAAGGGCTAGCACTCTTCGTCTTCCAGTCGTTGGAGGAGCTATT GCCAATGTTCTAGGGTTGAAGGATGCTATAGGTTCGGCTGTTGACGTTATGCACGGAATGGCATCATCAATATGTTCACTTCTGCCAGTG GTTGAGGAAGCAAACACTTTGGTGACAGAACTTGCACAAGTGACTGCCAAAGAGCGAGCTCTACTCGAACAATGCACAGATTTCATTTCCTTGTTAGCAGCCATACAG GTGCGTGATACTAGTTTGAGAACGCATGTAATACAACATAACTGTGTACGATGA